TGACAGAACGCGGTGCAGAAGTGACGTTCTGCGAATGTTACCAAAGAAGTGCCAGAATTTATGATGGAACAGAAGAAGCCTTTCGCTGGCGCGAGCGTGGGGTTTCAACGCTGGTCGTGACGAGCGGTGAAATGCTACAGCAACTTTATGCGCTCATTCCCGAATGGTATCGAAAAAACTGGTTACTCCACTGCCAACTCTTAGTTGTTAGTGAGCGTCTGGCAGACCTTGCCCGGGATCTGGGCTGGCAAGATATTCGGGTCGCCGATAACGCAGACAATGACGCGCTGCTTCGCGCGTTACAATAAACTTTAACCTAAGATAATTCGAGTTACAGGAAGGCGGCGACGCACATGCAACTTGGATTTTGACGGGTATACAATAATGGGACGCTACAATGACGGAACAACAGAATACCTCCGCCATGGTTGAAGAGACCACACCTGCGGTGGAAAGCGCACCGCTTCCAGAACAACCACCAAAAAAAAATCGTAATGGTATTGCCGGAATTGCCCTGGGTGCGATTGCCATTGCTATTGCCCTGGCGCTAGGTGGCGGTCTTTACAGTTATGGTAAGCATCAGTCAGCGGCGCAAACGGCCAACACCGATGCTCTGGCAACACAGTTAATCGCCTTACAAAAGCAGCAAGAACAGCAGCAATCAGCGCTGGAAACGACCATCAAGCAGCAAGCGTCGGCTCTCGAAGAGTCGAATCGTCAGCAGGCGAATCTGGCGCGTGAGCTTGATGAAGTCCAGCAAAAAGTGGCGACGATTTCAGGAAGTGATGCAAAAACCTGGCTGTTAGCGCAGTCCGATTTCCTGGTGAAACTGGCCGGTCGAAAACTGTGGAGCGATCAGGATGTCACTACCGCCGCTGCACTTTTGAAAAGTGCAGATGCCAGCCTTGCTGACATGAATGATCCGAGTCTGCTTGTTGCTCGCCGTGCGCTGACAGATGACATTGCTGCACTGTCTTCTATTACTCAGGTCGATTACGACGGGATTATCCTCAAGCTAAATCAGCTTTCTAATCAAGTCGATAACTTGCGCCTTGCAGACAATAATACCGATGACACGCCGATGGACTCTGATGGTAGCGAGCTTTCAAGCACCGTCACGGAATGGCGTCAGAACCTGGCAAAAAGCTGGCACAACTTTATGGATAGTTTCATTACTATTCGTCGTCGTGATGAAACAGCGGTTCCGCTTCTGGCACCAAACCAGGATGTTTATCTGCGTGAGAATATCCGCTCGCGTCTGCTGGTTGCAGCGCAAGCCGTTCCACGTCATCAGGATGAAACCTATAAGCAGTCGCTGGAGAATGTCTCCACCTGGGTTCGTGCCTATTACGATACCAACGACAGTGTGACCAAATCGTTCCTCGATGAACTGGACTCTCTCAGCCAGCAAAGCATCAATATGGATGTGCCGCAAACGCTGGAAAGCCAACCTCTGCTGGAAAAACTGATGCAGACTCGGGTGCGCAATTTACTCGCTCAGCCCGCTGCGAGTACCGCAGCGCCAGCGCCAACTGAACCTGTACCAGCACCGGTGCCTGCACCCACTCAAGGAGAATAAGCATGATTAAAGTCTTATTACTCTTTCTGTTGTTGATCGCCGGGATCGTCCTCGGGCCGATGCTTGCCGGGCATCAGGGCTATGTGCTGATCCAGACTGACAATTACAACGTGGAAACCAGCGTCACGGGCCTGGTGATCATTCTTATCCTGAGCATGGTTGTGCTGTTCGCCATCGAGTGGGTACTGCGTCGTGTTTTCCGTACCGGTGCTCGTACACGTGGTTGGTTTGTTGGACGTAAAAGCAGCCGCGCGCGTAAGCAAACTAAAGCTGCATTGCTGAAACTGGCAGAAGGTGATTATCAGCAAGTTGAAAAGCTCATGCTGAAAAATGCCGATCATGCGGAACAGCCAGTGGTGAACTATTTGCTGGCCGCCGAAGCTGCACAACAGCGCGGCGATGAAATCCGGGCAAACCAACATCTTGAACGTGCGGCAGAGCTGGCAGACCACGATCAGTTACCAGTAGAAATTACTCGTGTACGCCTGCAACTGGCTCGCAATGAGAATCACGCAGCGCGTCACGGTGTGGATAAATTACTGGAAACGGC
The nucleotide sequence above comes from Buttiauxella selenatireducens. Encoded proteins:
- the hemX gene encoding uroporphyrinogen-III C-methyltransferase, with the protein product MTEQQNTSAMVEETTPAVESAPLPEQPPKKNRNGIAGIALGAIAIAIALALGGGLYSYGKHQSAAQTANTDALATQLIALQKQQEQQQSALETTIKQQASALEESNRQQANLARELDEVQQKVATISGSDAKTWLLAQSDFLVKLAGRKLWSDQDVTTAAALLKSADASLADMNDPSLLVARRALTDDIAALSSITQVDYDGIILKLNQLSNQVDNLRLADNNTDDTPMDSDGSELSSTVTEWRQNLAKSWHNFMDSFITIRRRDETAVPLLAPNQDVYLRENIRSRLLVAAQAVPRHQDETYKQSLENVSTWVRAYYDTNDSVTKSFLDELDSLSQQSINMDVPQTLESQPLLEKLMQTRVRNLLAQPAASTAAPAPTEPVPAPVPAPTQGE